One genomic segment of Centropristis striata isolate RG_2023a ecotype Rhode Island chromosome 11, C.striata_1.0, whole genome shotgun sequence includes these proteins:
- the LOC131980755 gene encoding histamine H3 receptor-like, which yields MSAEQTDSNSSRYYFDNTSTRVQSSFVFVVLMVMMVTLVVVIVLGNALVILAFKVDKSLRRQCNYYFLNLAISDFLVGAFCIPVYMPYILTGKWTLGRGLCKLWLVMDYLLCSASVFSIVLISYDRFLSVTRAVSYRARQGMTHQAIIKMIAVWVLAFVLYGPAIIFWELVVGRSSVPKDECFAEFYYSWYFLLSASMLEFFSPFISVAFFNLSIYLSIRRRRLHSREAQLHLQLSEPASAQGKGIPLSHNWGFGMKLAVRGSIHSETSSPSLGKVDPSTSRAAQPSRLSRDKKIAKSLAIIVCVFAICWAPYTLLMIIRAACRGRCIQHHWYEVTFWLLWLNSAINPFLYPLCHSSFRRAFSKILCPRRHTTPPSSVLRPGQ from the exons ATGTCTGCGGAGCAAACTGATTCCAACTCAAGTCGCTACTATTTTGACAACACCTCAACTCGAGTCCAGAGCAGCTTCGTGTTTGTCGttttgatggtgatgatggtgactTTGGTCGTTGTGATAGTTTTGGGGAACGCACTGGTCATTCTGGCCTTTAAAGTGGACAAGAGTTTGAGGAGACAATGTAATTACTACTTTCTGAATTTGGCAATATCAGATTTTCTTGTGG GGGCATTCTGCATCCCAGTCTACATGCCCTACATCCTCACAGGCAAGTGGACCCTTGGCCGAGGACTGTGCAAGCTGTGGCTGGTCATGGACTACCTGCTTTGTTCTGCGTCCGTCTTCAGCATTGTCCTCATCAGCTATGACCGCTTCCTGTCAGTCACCAGAGCA GTAAGTTACCGTGCCAGACAGGGTATGACTCATCAAGCCATAATCAAGATGATTGCTGTCTGGGTGCTAGCCTTTGTCCTGTACGGCCCAGCTATCATATTCTGGGAGCTGGTGGTGGGCAGAAGCAGTGTGCCAAAGGATGAGTGCTTTGCAGAGTTCTATTACTCTTGGTACTTCCTGCTGAGTGCCTCCATGCTGgaatttttctctcctttcatctCTGTGGCTTTCTTCAACCTCAGCATTTACCTCAGCATACGCAGGAGGAGGCTCCACAGCAGGGAGGCCCAGCTCCACCTTCAACTGAGCGAACCTGCCTCTGCCCAGGGGAAAGGCATCCCCCTGTCCCACAACTGGGGGTTCGGGATGAAACTGGCTGTAAGAGGCTCTATCCACTCCGAGACCTCCTCTCCCAGTTTGGGTAAAGTAGATCCCTCGACCAGCAGGGCTGCCCAGCCTAGCCGTCTGTCCAGGGATAAGAAAATTGCTAAGTCCCTGGCCatcatagtgtgtgtgtttgccatcTGCTGGGCACCGTACACCCTACTGATGATCATCCGTGCTGCCTGCAGAGGGCGGTGCATCCAGCATCACTGGTACGAGGTCACCTTCTGGCTCCTGTGGCTCAACTCTGCTATTAACCCATTCCTGTACCCGCTCTGCCACAGTAGCTTCCGCAGGGCCTTTAGCAAGATTCTCTGCCCACGGCGGCATACTACTCCCCCATCATCTGTCCTTCGTCCTGGCCAGTGA